A genome region from Actinopolymorpha sp. NPDC004070 includes the following:
- a CDS encoding Gfo/Idh/MocA family oxidoreductase gives MSGTTADRRTGRTRRTRYALCGLSNRGLSLFALPLLGLDATGTRRAEPSELTEVSEHGELVAILDVDAERVRAFGDLTSTNVPYYAPAEFDRMVDEVDPDVVLVTSPDATHAIYAIAALRRDRDVITEKPMAASCAQVREMLAAERASRGSIRVAHNLRYTERNRQLKRMLLDGAVGRVTSVELTWSVDTYHGSSYFHRWNRERRISGGLSIHKACHHFDMVNWLVGDVPQQVFAYGALNYYGPNSPHRPDPDSAADPDLVGPRRGCPYHQRWLADGDVPEDDHLKPRTGLGGLPYTVQYPPGTRNWIYDEAIDIEDTYSAVVRYRSGASLSYSVLFSGGWEGYRLAINGTHGRLETCSIDFRDGKGETPESGQIVHYPMFEPARRHDVAGGEGGHGGADPLIRHDLLLGPSKESLDLRIPADSREGALAVAMGEAVWRSVADNRPYLIDELLDETART, from the coding sequence ATGAGCGGCACCACGGCGGACCGGCGTACCGGCCGTACAAGACGTACGAGATATGCCCTCTGCGGCCTGTCCAACCGCGGGCTGTCGCTGTTCGCGCTGCCCCTGCTCGGCCTGGACGCCACGGGCACCCGCAGGGCCGAGCCGTCGGAGCTCACCGAGGTGTCTGAGCACGGCGAGCTGGTCGCGATCCTGGACGTGGACGCCGAGCGGGTACGCGCGTTCGGCGACCTGACCTCCACGAACGTCCCGTACTACGCGCCGGCCGAGTTCGACCGGATGGTGGACGAGGTCGATCCGGACGTCGTGCTGGTCACCTCACCCGACGCCACCCACGCGATCTACGCGATCGCCGCGCTGCGCCGGGACCGTGACGTCATCACCGAGAAGCCGATGGCGGCAAGCTGCGCGCAGGTGCGCGAGATGCTCGCCGCCGAACGCGCCAGCCGCGGGTCGATCAGGGTGGCACACAACCTCCGTTACACCGAGCGCAACCGGCAGCTGAAGCGGATGCTGCTCGACGGCGCCGTGGGGAGGGTGACCAGTGTCGAGCTGACCTGGAGCGTGGACACCTACCACGGTTCGAGCTACTTCCACCGGTGGAACCGCGAACGCCGGATCTCCGGCGGATTGTCCATCCACAAGGCCTGTCACCACTTCGACATGGTCAACTGGCTGGTCGGCGACGTGCCGCAGCAGGTGTTCGCCTACGGCGCGCTCAACTACTACGGGCCGAACAGCCCGCACCGCCCGGACCCCGACAGCGCCGCCGACCCGGATCTCGTGGGCCCGCGCCGGGGTTGCCCGTACCACCAGCGCTGGCTGGCCGACGGCGACGTCCCCGAGGACGACCACCTGAAGCCACGCACCGGCCTGGGCGGCCTGCCGTACACCGTGCAGTATCCGCCCGGGACCCGGAACTGGATCTACGACGAGGCCATCGACATCGAGGACACCTACTCCGCGGTCGTCCGCTACCGGTCCGGCGCGAGCCTGAGCTACTCGGTCCTGTTCTCCGGTGGGTGGGAGGGCTACCGGCTGGCGATCAACGGCACGCACGGGCGGCTGGAGACGTGCAGCATCGACTTCCGTGACGGGAAGGGCGAGACACCGGAGTCGGGGCAGATCGTGCACTACCCGATGTTCGAGCCGGCGCGGCGCCACGACGTCGCCGGTGGCGAGGGAGGGCACGGCGGCGCGGACCCGCTGATCCGGCACGACCTGCTGCTCGGCCCGTCGAAGGAGTCGCTGGACCTGCGCATACCGGCCGACAGCCGGGAGGGTGCGCTGGCGGTGGCGATGGGCGAGGCGGTCTGGCGTTCGGTGGCCGACAACCGTCCGTACCTGATCGACGAACTACTCGACGAGACCGCACGCACGTGA
- a CDS encoding alpha/beta hydrolase family protein, producing the protein MPHAPGKPGNTSPYEMFRTLADDNHPKHGYRPGEDVAAWRARALPDVLATLGQPPAPASERRADLVAEWQDGPVLTQRWLVSVSEHLEAYAYVNRPADLSSGERRPALLCWHGHSAGGKEVIMGNASSPEYRDADLDTHTSYGRRMAEDGFVTFGIDWMGYGDQDDRRKPHHHDVAGNRDWCNLYYLQATMLGMTPLGINLAHGRSLVDHVAGLPFVDADRLGVMGLSGGGTMTLWSALTDERLRAAEIICYSDLFAVFGFRDLNYCGSQITPGLFTLVDLPDLQGLLAPRPLLVDIGAYDECFRLESAMACHERVREIYRAADAADHLELDLFPGGHGWGGNRSVAFFSRHLGPDR; encoded by the coding sequence ATGCCGCACGCACCAGGCAAGCCTGGCAACACCAGCCCGTACGAAATGTTCCGGACACTCGCCGACGACAACCACCCGAAGCACGGCTACCGGCCCGGCGAGGACGTCGCCGCCTGGCGGGCGCGGGCACTGCCGGACGTACTGGCCACCCTCGGCCAACCGCCCGCTCCGGCGTCGGAGCGACGCGCCGACCTGGTGGCGGAATGGCAGGACGGCCCGGTGCTCACCCAGCGCTGGCTGGTCTCGGTGAGCGAGCACCTGGAGGCCTACGCCTACGTCAACCGGCCCGCCGACCTCTCCTCCGGCGAACGGCGTCCGGCGCTGCTGTGCTGGCACGGCCACTCCGCTGGTGGCAAGGAGGTCATCATGGGCAACGCCTCCTCCCCCGAGTACCGCGACGCCGACCTGGACACCCACACCTCCTACGGGCGCCGGATGGCCGAGGACGGGTTCGTCACCTTCGGCATCGACTGGATGGGGTACGGCGACCAGGACGACCGCCGCAAGCCACACCACCACGACGTGGCCGGCAACCGGGACTGGTGCAACCTCTACTACCTGCAGGCCACGATGCTCGGCATGACCCCGCTCGGCATCAACCTCGCCCACGGGCGGAGCCTGGTCGACCACGTGGCCGGCCTGCCGTTCGTGGACGCGGACCGGCTGGGCGTGATGGGGCTGTCCGGCGGCGGCACGATGACGTTGTGGAGCGCGCTCACCGACGAGCGGCTGCGCGCGGCCGAGATCATCTGCTACAGCGACCTGTTCGCCGTCTTCGGCTTCCGCGACCTCAACTACTGCGGCTCCCAGATCACCCCGGGTCTGTTCACCCTGGTCGATCTGCCGGACCTGCAAGGACTGCTTGCGCCCCGTCCGCTGCTGGTTGACATCGGTGCGTACGACGAGTGCTTCCGGCTGGAGTCGGCGATGGCCTGCCACGAGCGGGTACGCGAGATCTACAGGGCGGCGGACGCGGCCGACCACCTCGAGCTCGACCTCTTCCCCGGCGGGCACGGCTGGGGCGGCAACCGGTCCGTGGCGTTCTTCTCCCGACACCTCGGACCCGACCGATGA
- a CDS encoding extracellular solute-binding protein, which produces MTRRALLKGAVGAGAAVAGGSVLGSCGQAPNVNRGAKKTLNFWAFTDTRIAWQKKAFERYKKEKNPDFEINWLILPYTQMHDQLLITAQAGSGGPDMADVEISQFPRFIKGNVLFVDLAAKLKQMGEWDNLYHPSATDPWSWRGRTYGIGNELNACLLSYRHDVWKKAKVDTNVTTWEHFAEEAKRFHRDTGSYLIDQAYLDWSQWWMQTLQQRGGFFRQNGSPALDTPEGVRTLAWMQNAMKDGWSTLRPAGQSYNVALEQGKIASLLGPSWQFSGFVQQNIPQTKGKWHLMPFPRWEAGGARTATWGGTGVTVLKTSKYAEEARDFVLWEHTNSQALLTDFGIRQVWPTYKPAFKDKRLSEPLPFFDNQRVGAMIQAVSPEIPTAYMSPYWPETTSTFVRVGLTPPMQNLRMAPRSALTKAQQESVDTINFVTA; this is translated from the coding sequence TTGACCAGACGGGCACTGCTCAAAGGTGCTGTAGGAGCAGGTGCCGCGGTCGCCGGCGGGTCGGTTCTGGGTAGTTGCGGGCAGGCGCCCAACGTCAATCGCGGGGCGAAGAAGACGCTGAATTTCTGGGCATTCACCGACACTCGTATCGCGTGGCAGAAGAAAGCCTTCGAGCGGTACAAGAAGGAGAAGAACCCGGACTTCGAGATCAACTGGCTCATCCTGCCGTACACGCAGATGCACGACCAGTTGCTCATCACCGCCCAGGCCGGCTCCGGCGGCCCGGACATGGCCGACGTCGAAATCAGTCAGTTCCCCCGTTTCATCAAAGGTAACGTGCTGTTTGTCGATCTGGCCGCAAAGCTCAAGCAGATGGGTGAATGGGACAACCTCTACCATCCGTCCGCGACCGACCCGTGGAGCTGGCGCGGCCGCACGTACGGCATCGGCAACGAGCTCAACGCCTGCCTGCTCAGCTACCGCCACGACGTGTGGAAGAAGGCGAAGGTCGACACCAACGTCACCACCTGGGAGCACTTCGCCGAGGAGGCGAAGCGGTTCCACCGCGACACCGGCAGCTACCTGATCGACCAGGCCTACCTCGACTGGAGCCAGTGGTGGATGCAGACGCTGCAGCAACGCGGCGGCTTCTTCCGCCAGAACGGCTCGCCCGCACTGGACACCCCCGAGGGCGTCCGCACCCTGGCGTGGATGCAGAACGCGATGAAGGACGGATGGTCGACGCTGCGCCCGGCCGGCCAGTCGTACAACGTGGCGCTCGAGCAGGGCAAGATCGCCTCCCTGCTCGGTCCCTCCTGGCAGTTCAGCGGGTTCGTCCAGCAGAACATCCCGCAGACCAAGGGCAAGTGGCACCTCATGCCGTTCCCGCGGTGGGAGGCCGGCGGTGCGCGCACCGCGACCTGGGGCGGCACCGGCGTGACGGTGCTGAAGACCAGCAAGTACGCCGAGGAGGCGCGCGACTTCGTGTTGTGGGAGCACACCAACTCCCAGGCGCTGCTCACCGACTTCGGCATCCGCCAGGTGTGGCCGACCTACAAACCCGCGTTCAAGGACAAGCGGCTGTCCGAACCGCTGCCGTTCTTCGACAACCAGCGGGTGGGCGCCATGATCCAGGCGGTGTCGCCGGAGATCCCGACGGCCTACATGTCGCCGTACTGGCCGGAGACGACCAGCACGTTCGTGCGGGTGGGACTCACCCCGCCGATGCAGAACCTGCGCATGGCTCCGCGGTCCGCGCTCACCAAGGCGCAGCAGGAGTCGGTCGACACCATCAACTTCGTGACGGCGTGA
- a CDS encoding sugar ABC transporter permease: MATSTLGARLTAPLEPARTWWWRRQRKVSPYLFIAPFFLLFLVFGLYPIIYSFILSFTKGFGFENRTFVGLGNYIHLMSDPRFLMALRNTTIYALGSVVLIGGLSLLIALAINSRSVKWKTFYRTAFFFPVLTSEVVITVIAARILDEQFGLLNAALGWFGVGPFAWLTDPKLVMFAIVLIGLWTWTGINALYWMAGLNGIDEDFYEAAAIDGASSWQAFRHITMPLLRPIALFVVLQAIIGSYNLFALPFLLTNGGPSDASLTVTLYIYNQGFQFFNVGYASAIAYVMTFFLLIVSLVNIKVFRGRSAPGE, from the coding sequence ATGGCGACGTCGACGTTGGGCGCGCGCCTGACCGCGCCGCTGGAACCGGCGCGAACGTGGTGGTGGCGACGGCAGCGGAAGGTGTCGCCCTACCTGTTCATCGCGCCGTTCTTCCTGCTGTTCCTGGTGTTCGGCCTGTACCCGATCATCTACTCGTTCATCCTGAGCTTCACCAAGGGCTTCGGGTTCGAGAACCGCACGTTCGTGGGGCTGGGCAACTACATCCACCTGATGTCGGACCCACGGTTCCTGATGGCGCTGCGCAACACCACGATCTACGCGCTCGGCAGCGTGGTCCTGATCGGCGGCCTGTCCCTGCTGATCGCGCTCGCCATCAACTCCAGGTCGGTGAAGTGGAAGACCTTCTACCGCACGGCCTTCTTCTTCCCGGTGCTGACCTCCGAAGTGGTCATCACCGTCATCGCCGCCCGCATCCTCGACGAGCAGTTCGGCCTGCTCAACGCGGCCCTGGGCTGGTTCGGAGTCGGGCCGTTCGCCTGGCTGACCGATCCGAAGCTGGTGATGTTCGCGATCGTGCTGATCGGCTTGTGGACGTGGACGGGCATCAACGCGCTGTACTGGATGGCCGGCCTCAACGGCATCGACGAGGACTTCTACGAGGCGGCCGCCATCGACGGCGCCAGCAGCTGGCAGGCGTTCCGCCACATCACCATGCCGCTGCTGCGGCCGATCGCGTTGTTCGTGGTCCTGCAGGCGATCATCGGGTCGTACAACCTGTTCGCCCTGCCGTTCCTGCTCACCAACGGCGGGCCCTCCGACGCCTCGCTCACGGTGACGCTCTACATCTACAACCAGGGCTTCCAGTTCTTCAACGTCGGCTACGCGAGCGCGATCGCCTACGTGATGACGTTCTTCCTGCTGATCGTGTCGTTGGTCAACATCAAGGTCTTCCGCGGTAGGTCCGCGCCCGGCGAGTGA
- a CDS encoding carbohydrate ABC transporter permease — MAVIHKAISKASARTQADTAPMAGTKRRWPVVSFVIVNVLLLIGVLVEVLPYLYMAFSAFKSNSEIFGVPLTLWPRTWTFTNMVQLFDGFPVARWMLNTAIVAVVGTFLAVMLASLAGFAFAKHDFRFKTPLLFLMLATILLPSQVLLVPQFQIMRTLDWFNTYQGLIIPRAVTAFGIILMRQYTLSIPNELLDAARVDGATEFGIWWRVVVPLVRPGLAVLGILTFLGLWNDYFWPLIITTNPKMFVMNLGISSLIGPYDFRYGMLLSGALLASLPVILVFIFFQKQFVAGLTRGALK; from the coding sequence GTGGCAGTCATTCACAAGGCCATTTCCAAGGCATCCGCGCGCACGCAGGCCGACACCGCGCCCATGGCGGGGACGAAGCGCCGCTGGCCGGTCGTGTCGTTCGTCATCGTCAACGTGCTGTTGCTGATCGGCGTCCTGGTCGAGGTGTTGCCCTACCTCTACATGGCCTTCAGCGCGTTCAAGAGCAACTCCGAGATCTTCGGCGTACCGCTCACGCTGTGGCCGCGGACGTGGACGTTCACCAACATGGTGCAGCTGTTCGACGGCTTCCCGGTGGCCCGGTGGATGCTCAACACCGCGATCGTCGCGGTGGTGGGCACGTTCCTCGCGGTGATGCTCGCCTCGCTCGCGGGGTTCGCGTTCGCCAAGCACGACTTCAGGTTCAAGACCCCGCTGCTGTTCCTGATGCTGGCCACCATCCTGCTGCCCAGCCAGGTGCTGCTGGTCCCGCAGTTCCAGATCATGCGGACGCTGGACTGGTTCAACACCTACCAGGGCCTGATCATCCCGCGGGCGGTGACGGCGTTCGGGATCATCCTGATGCGGCAGTACACCCTGTCGATTCCCAACGAGCTGCTCGACGCGGCGAGGGTGGACGGCGCCACCGAGTTCGGCATCTGGTGGCGGGTCGTCGTGCCGCTGGTCCGTCCCGGCCTCGCCGTGCTCGGCATCCTGACGTTCCTCGGACTGTGGAACGACTACTTCTGGCCGCTCATCATCACCACCAACCCGAAGATGTTCGTCATGAACCTCGGGATCTCCTCGCTGATCGGACCGTACGACTTCCGCTACGGAATGTTGCTGTCCGGTGCGCTGCTGGCGTCCCTGCCGGTGATCCTGGTGTTCATCTTCTTCCAGAAGCAGTTCGTCGCCGGGCTGACGAGGGGCGCCCTGAAGTAG
- a CDS encoding alpha/beta hydrolase: MTANPRGIALDPAAQAFAEATDAPPYLYELPPEEGRAALDEVQSGEGVDRPEVAEQWVTVPYGDGGDPTGSVRVRILRPPRARGLLPAIVYVHGAGWVFGNAQTHDRLVRELATQAQAAVVFPEYDRAPEARYPVALEQCYAAAQWVCAQGALQGLDSSHIAVAGDSVGGNLAIALTLLAKQRGDVRFAAQVEFYPVTDAAFDTGSYEEFAEGYHLRRDAMRWFWDQYTPDEKERAHVTVSPLRADTDDLRDLPPALVITAEADVLRDEGEAFAVNLRRAGVPTTAVRYAGMIHDFVMLDALRDTGAARAAVAQAATWLRDHLKA, from the coding sequence ATGACGGCTAACCCGCGAGGTATCGCACTCGACCCGGCCGCGCAGGCGTTCGCCGAGGCGACCGACGCACCGCCCTATCTGTACGAGCTGCCGCCAGAAGAGGGCCGGGCGGCGTTGGACGAGGTCCAGTCCGGCGAGGGCGTCGACCGGCCCGAGGTGGCCGAGCAGTGGGTGACCGTGCCGTACGGCGATGGCGGCGACCCCACCGGGTCCGTGCGTGTGCGGATCCTCCGCCCGCCGCGGGCACGGGGCCTGCTGCCGGCGATCGTCTACGTGCACGGCGCCGGCTGGGTGTTCGGCAACGCGCAGACCCACGACCGGCTGGTCCGCGAGCTCGCCACGCAGGCGCAGGCAGCCGTGGTCTTCCCGGAGTACGACAGGGCACCGGAGGCGCGCTACCCCGTCGCGCTGGAGCAGTGCTACGCGGCGGCGCAGTGGGTGTGCGCCCAGGGCGCCCTGCAGGGACTGGACTCCTCCCACATCGCGGTGGCCGGTGACTCGGTGGGCGGCAACCTGGCGATCGCCCTTACCCTGCTGGCGAAACAACGTGGGGACGTGCGGTTTGCCGCGCAGGTGGAGTTCTACCCCGTGACCGACGCGGCGTTCGACACCGGCTCGTACGAGGAGTTCGCCGAGGGTTACCACCTGCGCCGGGACGCCATGCGGTGGTTCTGGGACCAGTACACCCCCGACGAGAAGGAGCGGGCCCATGTCACGGTGTCCCCGCTGCGTGCCGACACCGACGACCTGCGCGACCTGCCGCCCGCGCTGGTGATCACCGCGGAGGCCGACGTGCTCCGTGACGAGGGAGAGGCGTTCGCGGTCAACCTGCGCCGGGCGGGGGTGCCCACGACCGCGGTGCGGTACGCCGGGATGATCCACGACTTCGTGATGCTGGACGCGCTCCGTGACACCGGGGCTGCGCGGGCGGCGGTGGCCCAGGCGGCGACCTGGCTGCGGGACCACCTCAAGGCGTGA
- a CDS encoding SDR family NAD(P)-dependent oxidoreductase gives MHIDLTGRVAIVTGAGRGIGRALVRRLAAEGVTTVALDVHPGDLDSLGAELTSETSVPASQFVCDVTDAARIQEVVEETVRRYGRIDILVNNAGIVAGGPVDVLSEESWRRCQDVNLTGTFLMCKAVVPVMKEQRSGRIINASSFAAIVPSAGGSAYAAAKAAVAHFTQALAGELGPWDITANAYAPGMVPTQMNHFAERSPDEQDRLLDLLTIRRWGTPDDIANLVCFLASDQAGYVTGTLIDVSGGKLATQIPRAAYDRAARAT, from the coding sequence ATGCACATCGATCTCACCGGACGGGTTGCCATCGTCACCGGCGCCGGGCGCGGGATCGGCCGCGCGCTGGTGCGCCGGCTGGCCGCCGAAGGGGTCACCACCGTGGCGCTGGACGTCCACCCCGGCGACCTGGACTCCCTCGGCGCCGAGCTCACCTCCGAGACCAGCGTGCCGGCGAGCCAGTTCGTCTGTGACGTCACCGACGCGGCGCGCATCCAGGAGGTCGTCGAGGAGACCGTACGCCGATACGGCCGCATCGACATCCTGGTCAACAACGCCGGCATCGTCGCGGGCGGCCCCGTCGACGTCCTGTCGGAGGAGAGCTGGCGCCGCTGCCAGGACGTCAACCTCACCGGAACGTTCCTGATGTGCAAGGCCGTCGTGCCGGTAATGAAGGAGCAGCGTTCCGGGCGCATCATCAACGCCTCGTCGTTCGCCGCCATCGTCCCCAGCGCCGGGGGCTCGGCCTATGCGGCGGCGAAGGCGGCGGTGGCGCACTTCACCCAGGCACTCGCCGGCGAGCTCGGCCCATGGGACATCACCGCGAACGCCTACGCCCCGGGCATGGTCCCCACCCAGATGAACCACTTCGCCGAACGCTCCCCCGACGAACAGGACAGGCTGCTGGACCTGCTCACGATCCGCCGCTGGGGTACGCCGGACGACATCGCCAACCTGGTCTGCTTCCTCGCCTCCGACCAGGCCGGGTACGTCACCGGGACGCTGATCGACGTCAGTGGCGGCAAGCTCGCCACCCAGATCCCCCGCGCCGCCTACGACCGCGCGGCCCGCGCGACCTGA
- a CDS encoding alpha-ketoglutarate-dependent dioxygenase AlkB — MTSAFQGSLLDYADEPGLAELAGAVRRVPLSYGAWIDLRPGWVRGSDQLFERLSEVVPWYAEKRQMYDRVVDVPRLLCFYDEDTPLPDPLLDEARAALDAHYAEELGEPFRTAGLCLYRDGSDSVAWHGDRIGRGRTDDTMVAIISLGAPRSLLLRPRGGGETIRHPLGHGDLIVMGGSCQRTWEHCVPKTRGVVGPRISIQFRPRGVR, encoded by the coding sequence GTGACCTCGGCGTTCCAGGGCTCCCTGCTGGACTACGCCGACGAGCCGGGCCTGGCCGAGCTCGCCGGCGCCGTCCGCCGCGTGCCGCTCAGCTACGGAGCGTGGATCGACCTGCGGCCGGGCTGGGTGCGCGGCTCCGACCAGCTGTTCGAGCGGTTGAGTGAGGTCGTTCCGTGGTACGCCGAGAAGCGGCAGATGTACGACCGGGTTGTCGACGTCCCGCGGCTGCTGTGCTTCTACGACGAGGACACTCCCCTTCCCGACCCGTTGCTCGACGAGGCCAGGGCCGCGCTTGACGCCCACTACGCCGAGGAGCTGGGTGAGCCGTTCCGCACCGCCGGGCTGTGTCTCTACCGCGACGGCAGTGACAGTGTCGCCTGGCACGGTGACCGGATCGGCCGCGGCCGCACCGACGACACCATGGTGGCGATCATCTCCCTCGGCGCCCCGCGTTCCCTGCTGCTGCGGCCACGCGGCGGCGGTGAGACGATCCGCCACCCACTGGGCCACGGCGACCTGATCGTGATGGGCGGTTCCTGTCAGCGCACCTGGGAGCACTGCGTGCCCAAGACCAGGGGCGTGGTCGGGCCGCGGATCAGCATCCAGTTCCGCCCGCGCGGCGTGCGCTGA
- a CDS encoding phosphotransferase — translation MTAERRFADPEHLAALARAVFGNRRRLVATERLAGGTKKGVYRLAFDDDSTAIVYSWDPDENYWPSSPSGDGDGADQGDGKGDGKADGKGDDEDWADPFSHASGFELFEAARTHLDAVGVRSPRVYLADRSRAHFPADVAVVEDLRGPNLETLLVDDPAAASAVVGRLGDALGRMHAHLGPTYGKVAMVKGGGRPVGSSCEQVVLDNALADLAGAASRDRRVARAHDEFADVLRLLAGAIRPRTEYGLIHGELGPDHVMVGSDGAPVLIDIEGLMFFDVEWEHVFLRIRFGAHYAALRRDDLDRQRLALYRLAMHLSLVANPLLILDTDFPNREGMRRIAEANLAQSFGFLN, via the coding sequence GTGACCGCAGAACGCAGGTTCGCCGACCCTGAGCACCTGGCCGCGCTCGCCCGCGCGGTGTTCGGCAACCGCCGCCGGCTGGTTGCCACCGAACGACTGGCCGGTGGCACCAAGAAGGGCGTGTACCGCCTCGCGTTCGACGACGACAGCACGGCGATCGTCTACAGCTGGGACCCGGACGAGAACTACTGGCCGTCCTCGCCGAGCGGCGACGGCGACGGTGCCGACCAGGGTGACGGCAAGGGTGACGGCAAAGCTGACGGCAAGGGTGACGACGAGGACTGGGCGGACCCGTTCTCGCACGCCTCCGGCTTCGAGTTGTTCGAGGCCGCGCGCACTCACCTGGACGCGGTGGGCGTACGCAGCCCGCGGGTCTACCTCGCGGACCGAAGCCGGGCGCACTTCCCGGCGGACGTCGCGGTCGTCGAGGATCTCCGTGGTCCGAACCTTGAGACGCTGCTGGTGGACGATCCGGCAGCGGCGAGCGCGGTCGTGGGCCGGCTGGGTGACGCCCTCGGCCGCATGCACGCCCACCTCGGACCGACGTACGGCAAGGTCGCCATGGTCAAGGGCGGAGGTCGCCCGGTCGGCTCCTCGTGCGAGCAGGTCGTTCTCGACAACGCGCTCGCCGATCTCGCCGGGGCAGCGTCTCGTGACCGGCGAGTGGCGAGAGCGCACGACGAGTTCGCCGACGTCCTCCGGCTGCTGGCGGGTGCCATCCGCCCTCGCACCGAGTACGGCCTCATCCACGGCGAGCTGGGACCGGATCACGTGATGGTCGGGTCCGACGGTGCCCCGGTCCTCATCGACATCGAGGGCCTGATGTTCTTCGACGTCGAATGGGAGCACGTCTTCCTGCGGATCCGCTTCGGCGCGCACTATGCGGCCCTTCGCCGGGACGACCTGGACAGGCAGCGGCTCGCGCTCTACCGCCTCGCGATGCACCTGTCGCTCGTCGCGAACCCTCTGCTCATCCTCGACACCGACTTCCCCAACCGGGAGGGTATGCGGAGGATCGCCGAGGCGAACCTCGCACAGTCGTTCGGCTTCCTGAACTGA